One Helianthus annuus cultivar XRQ/B chromosome 7, HanXRQr2.0-SUNRISE, whole genome shotgun sequence genomic region harbors:
- the LOC110868420 gene encoding splicing factor 3B subunit 6-like protein: MAAISLRKGNTRLPPEVNRVLYVRNLPFNITSEEMYDIFGKYGAIRQIRIGTNKDTRGTAFVVYEDIYDAKTAVDHLSGFNVANRYLIVLYYQHAKMSKKFDQKKKEEELTKLQEKYGVTAKDLK; this comes from the coding sequence ATGGCGGCAATCAGTTTACGTAAGGGAAACACAAGGCTCCCACCGGAAGTAAACCGAGTCCTCTACGTCCGCAACCTGCCATTCAACATCACATCGGAGGAGATGTACGATATATTCGGAAAATACGGTGCAATTCGtcaaatacgaatcggaaccaaCAAGGATACTCGCGGCACTGCCTTCGTCGTCTACGAAGACATATACGATGCGAAAACTGCTGTGGATCATCTCTCTGGGTTCAACGTTGCGAATCGGTACCTGATTGTGTTGTATTATCAGCACGCGAAGATGAGTAAGAAGTTTGATCAGAAGAAGAAGGAAGAGGAGCTTACGAAGCTTCAGGAGAAGTATGGTGTTACTGCTAAGGATTTGAAGTGA